The window CTTGACTAATTTCTTCATGTATATTTTCCATTGGTTCTACAAATGATGCTGCCAGATTAATTTTTAAGTGCTGATATCCCTTAAAACCTAATTTTCTACTAAACCTAGATACTGTAGCCTCACTAACTGTGCTACTCCCTGCTAATTCTGTTATTGAAAAATGAATGATATCCTCAGGATTTTCTAAAATATATTTAGCCACTTTTTTCTCAGTATCATTTAATGAATTGTATGTCTCCTTTATTATATCAAGACATTTCTTTTCATCTTTCCTATTCATAAATCTCCACCCTATCCTTAATTTCAAGTAAAAAATATACTAATTTTATAATTATTTAATCTTTTTTATCTATCCACGAAAAAAATTTTCATTTCAATTTTACTTTTATATTATCAATCATCTATTACTTATGCAAGGGTGGAAAAAACAATTAGATTAATCAATACTTTTAAAAAAATAAGATTATTTTCTCTTTATTTGATTTATTAAAAAATCCTTAACTCCACCAGGATTTTTTACTTTTATTATAGAATATGCAATTTTAGGAGTAAAAACCTTAGGATGATATGCTAAAAATCTAGGTTCCCACGTTGTTGGTCCATATTTTTTCTTGTATTGATGAAGACTTTTAAATCCATAAAAGCTATTAACATTTTTATAAATAAATTCTAATATTAATGAAGTTATTTGTCTTTTTTGTTCATTTTCTCTTACATTAGCAAGAGGCGCAACTCCTAAGCTTCCCCACTTAACTCCTTCGGTTTTCATTTCATTAAAAGCATCAATCATAATTTTTTCCATTACTCCTATCGGAGCATCTATTCTTCTTCTAGTAACATCTGCATAGTATCCTTTTCCACCTGAAAATGGTACAAAAACAACGAATCCTAACATTTTTTTATCTGAATCAACTGCTATAAAATATCTTCTATCCATAGGTTTATCTAGACTAATACTTCCTAACATAAAAGATAATTCCCCACTTTTTTTAATAGAAAGCCATTCATTTGAAACTTCTAATATTTCTTTTTCTATATTAATATCTTTATTTTCTAAAGGCTTATACTCAAATACTTCTATTCCTAATCTATTAGCTTTGTTAATAGCTTGTCTTATTTTTGCAGCTTTTTTACCACTTGTAGTATATGTCTCGAGATCAAACATAGCTTCTTCTCCATATTTAATAAAACCAAATCCCAATTTAGTAAATTCATTTATGAATCTTCCACTTATTTGACAAAAACAAATACGAAGTTCTTTTTCCTTGCAATATGACATGAATTCAGATAAAAGGTGAACAGCATCATTTTCATTACATATTGGATCACCTGAGCAAACAGCAACACCAGAGCTTATAACATAAGCAACCGCACCCTCTATATTTTCAGAAAAAAAGTATTTTTTATCTTTTTCTAAAGCCAAATATGATATTGAATTATATCCATACTTTTTTAAATATCCTCTTACTTTAGCTCTATCTTCACTTGATACAATTTCTTGTGTAAAAGTATTTTTTTTATAATATTTGTTACATAAAGAAATTA is drawn from Tepidibacter hydrothermalis and contains these coding sequences:
- a CDS encoding bifunctional lysylphosphatidylglycerol flippase/synthetase MprF — translated: MNSYNLTSKLKRTFIKNFIFFIVLLGILNIILGIPKNIKMLHFQSILNHKNLYILSGLILISLCNKYYKKNTFTQEIVSSEDRAKVRGYLKKYGYNSISYLALEKDKKYFFSENIEGAVAYVISSGVAVCSGDPICNENDAVHLLSEFMSYCKEKELRICFCQISGRFINEFTKLGFGFIKYGEEAMFDLETYTTSGKKAAKIRQAINKANRLGIEVFEYKPLENKDINIEKEILEVSNEWLSIKKSGELSFMLGSISLDKPMDRRYFIAVDSDKKMLGFVVFVPFSGGKGYYADVTRRRIDAPIGVMEKIMIDAFNEMKTEGVKWGSLGVAPLANVRENEQKRQITSLILEFIYKNVNSFYGFKSLHQYKKKYGPTTWEPRFLAYHPKVFTPKIAYSIIKVKNPGGVKDFLINQIKRK